From the Lathyrus oleraceus cultivar Zhongwan6 chromosome 4, CAAS_Psat_ZW6_1.0, whole genome shotgun sequence genome, one window contains:
- the LOC127137583 gene encoding U11/U12 small nuclear ribonucleoprotein 31 kDa protein: MSSKKKHKRKHSDSDEDDDVFYYRYCVSSSTPNTTTGTTSSNQPQSKPNNKGSSIGGTCEPLAPSKSMLYVSNLDYSLTNSDLHTLFSTFSRIARVTVLKDRHTRLSRGVAFVQFVSRNDAQRAVAEMNKKILNGRTLTASIAADNGRAPEFIRKRVYNTETALCYECGGHGHLSYECPKNQLGPRPRPQPKKPRRGFSGLRDRDGEEEGDEEEEEGGQIAAEQFDDNWASVVDDEAGERLLGRNRNDDEGLDNNKTKKKGKKSVYFSDESDHDNDD; the protein is encoded by the coding sequence ATGTCAAGCAAGAAGAAACACAAACGAAAACACAGCGACAGCGATGAAGACGACGACGTTTTCTACTACCGCTACTGCGTTTCGTCCTCAACCCCCAACACCACCACCGGCACCACATCCAGTAATCAACCCCAATCAAAACCGAACAACAAAGGATCATCAATAGGAGGAACATGTGAACCCTTAGCACCATCAAAATCGATGCTATACGTTTCTAATCTAGATTACTCCCTAACAAACTCCGATCTCCATACGCTCTTCTCTACTTTCAGCCGCATCGCGCGTGTAACCGTTCTCAAAGACCGTCACACGCGCCTAAGCCGCGGTGTCGCGTTTGTCCAATTCGTTTCTCGTAATGACGCCCAACGCGCCGTGGCGGAGATGAATAAGAAGATTCTCAATGGAAGGACTCTAACTGCTTCTATTGCTGCTGATAATGGACGTGCTCCGGAGTTTATTCGGAAGCGCGTGTACAATACTGAGACTGCTTTGTGTTATGAGTGTGGGGGGCATGGTCATTTGTCGTATGAGTGTCCTAAGAATCAGTTGGGGCCGAGGCCGCGGCCTCAGCCTAAGAAGCCGCGACGGGGATTTAGTGGGCTGAGGGATAGGGATGGGGAGGAGGAAGGTgatgaggaggaggaggagggtGGTCAGATTGCTGCGGAGCAGTTTGACGATAATTGGGCTTCTGTTGTGGATGATGAAGCGGGTGAAAGGTTGCTGGGGAGAAACAGAAATGATGATGAGGGTTTGGACAACAACAAGACgaagaagaaagggaagaaaTCTGTGTATTTCAGTGATGAGAGTGATCATGATAATGATGATTGA